A single region of the Pseudalkalibacillus berkeleyi genome encodes:
- a CDS encoding GAF domain-containing sensor histidine kinase encodes MGQDIQLFKKERYANLYLLLISIIGWVSIGISSLYLDTPENSIVLLLFVLFLFITEFFPMAVWKGHSSLSFPLVFTIYLVYGLSWVVVTYGFVVFAVNYFQRRPLRILFFNPALLVLSFIIGETVSRWLIGDNYLSGTLIAMVLITVLFYIFNNILVDIVLILRPQSYTKKIWVKKFKSELISFLIAIIYIGIMFYLGKQNRGVIDVFSYFFFFSPLVGLALLSSIIARLQTERNRLNALFDISTDLNRGLPSNEWVDSIRSSLNQFVDADASILWVKENGQWKVHFHNGQVNEHACNSVDELRQLDEINELTIVHDRKKHPHYSASYFNKGLKSIIFAPIMLEDHLLGMFTIAKSRSNSFSTEEIQSIATLANQLAVVIKTRTLISEQEKRTVLEERNRIAREIHDGVAQSLAGAVMKLETADRKFHQKPPEAHRLVTDSLGKLRLSLKEIRESIYALRPYETERVGLKQAVLKRIDVIKKETGLNIHFEERGKSVYLSPMVEKVMYDIFQESVQNIIKHAQATKIEVLLSYQKEHVLLKVADNGIGFSLLDAMIKAKNDPHFGILSMNEQAEKIEAVLQIDSKEGKGSEINLHVPKLGMEGGMSDDQRHASG; translated from the coding sequence ATGGGACAGGACATTCAGTTGTTTAAAAAGGAACGCTACGCGAATTTATATTTACTTCTCATTTCGATTATAGGATGGGTGTCAATCGGTATTTCTAGCTTATACTTGGATACGCCAGAGAATTCCATTGTTTTATTATTATTCGTGCTATTTCTTTTCATAACTGAATTCTTCCCGATGGCGGTTTGGAAAGGACATAGTTCACTTAGCTTTCCACTCGTATTTACCATCTACCTTGTCTATGGATTATCTTGGGTTGTCGTGACTTATGGATTCGTCGTTTTTGCAGTTAACTATTTTCAAAGGCGACCGTTACGCATTTTGTTCTTCAATCCAGCCCTATTAGTCCTCAGCTTCATCATTGGGGAAACCGTTTCCCGCTGGCTGATCGGGGACAATTATTTATCAGGTACTCTCATTGCTATGGTTCTGATCACGGTTCTGTTTTATATCTTCAACAATATACTCGTGGATATTGTTTTGATTCTCCGTCCACAATCGTATACGAAGAAAATATGGGTGAAGAAGTTCAAGTCGGAGTTAATCAGCTTTCTCATTGCAATCATATATATCGGAATCATGTTTTACCTAGGAAAACAAAATCGTGGTGTAATCGATGTATTCTCATATTTCTTCTTCTTCTCACCACTTGTCGGGCTTGCCTTACTCAGCTCGATCATTGCAAGACTACAAACGGAGCGTAATCGTTTAAATGCTTTATTTGATATATCGACTGATCTGAATCGCGGTTTACCGTCAAACGAGTGGGTTGATTCCATCCGTTCTAGCTTAAATCAATTTGTCGATGCAGATGCGAGTATTTTATGGGTCAAAGAAAACGGGCAGTGGAAGGTCCATTTTCATAATGGACAAGTAAATGAACATGCTTGTAATAGTGTTGATGAGCTTCGGCAGCTTGATGAAATTAACGAACTCACTATCGTTCATGATCGAAAAAAGCATCCACACTACTCAGCGTCTTATTTTAATAAAGGACTAAAATCAATTATTTTTGCACCGATTATGCTAGAGGATCATTTGCTTGGAATGTTTACCATTGCGAAAAGCCGTAGTAATAGCTTCAGTACTGAAGAAATACAGTCGATTGCTACGCTTGCAAATCAGCTTGCTGTTGTCATCAAAACGAGGACACTCATTTCCGAACAGGAAAAGCGAACGGTGCTAGAAGAACGCAACCGTATTGCGAGAGAAATTCATGACGGGGTTGCTCAATCTTTAGCGGGAGCAGTTATGAAGCTCGAAACAGCAGATCGGAAGTTTCATCAAAAACCACCTGAAGCTCATCGTCTCGTTACAGATAGTCTTGGTAAGCTCCGACTAAGTTTGAAAGAAATTCGGGAATCTATTTATGCGCTTCGTCCTTATGAGACAGAGCGAGTAGGTTTGAAGCAGGCAGTATTGAAGCGAATTGATGTAATCAAAAAGGAAACAGGACTGAATATTCATTTTGAAGAACGCGGCAAATCTGTTTATTTAAGCCCGATGGTAGAAAAAGTGATGTACGACATTTTTCAAGAAAGTGTTCAAAATATTATTAAACATGCACAAGCAACTAAGATAGAAGTACTTCTCAGTTATCAAAAAGAACACGTCTTACTGAAGGTAGCTGACAATGGTATTGGGTTTTCACTACTCGATGCTATGATCAAAGCGAAAAACGATCCACACTTTGGGATTCTTAGTATGAACGAACAAGCAGAGAAAATTGAAGCGGTGTTACAAATCGATAGTAAAGAAGGTAAAGGTTCGGAAATAAATTTACACGTTCCGAAGCTAGGTATGGAAGGGGGAATGAGCGATGATCAACGTCATGCTAGTGGATGA
- a CDS encoding response regulator: MINVMLVDDHAVLRDGLSNIFEMEDDINVVGEAVSGNEALESIAEINPDVVLLDINLPDKNGVELTSILKKDYPDVKVLILTMHSHDEYFMAAIREGADGYLLKDAPSIQVVEAIRTVAKGESVIDPSLTKKLLGFYNQKNDPTDKNELTDREKEVLLCLVEGLSNKEIGEKLYISDKTVKIHVSKIFRKINVKSRSQAVIYAVQNQLVPLP; this comes from the coding sequence ATGATCAACGTCATGCTAGTGGATGATCATGCAGTACTAAGGGATGGATTGTCGAATATCTTTGAAATGGAAGATGACATTAATGTTGTGGGTGAAGCTGTTAGTGGAAATGAAGCGCTAGAATCTATAGCGGAAATCAATCCAGATGTCGTATTACTTGATATCAATTTACCCGATAAAAATGGGGTAGAGCTGACGTCCATACTGAAGAAGGATTACCCAGATGTTAAAGTGCTCATCTTAACGATGCATAGCCACGATGAGTATTTCATGGCTGCCATTCGGGAAGGGGCGGATGGTTACTTGCTGAAGGATGCACCATCTATACAAGTAGTTGAAGCGATCCGAACGGTTGCAAAAGGTGAATCAGTCATTGACCCATCACTTACGAAAAAGTTACTCGGTTTCTACAACCAAAAGAATGACCCAACGGATAAGAATGAATTGACCGACCGAGAAAAAGAAGTGCTTCTCTGTCTCGTTGAAGGCCTAAGCAATAAAGAAATTGGAGAAAAGCTGTATATAAGTGACAAGACCGTTAAGATTCATGTGAGTAAAATCTTTCGGAAGATTAACGTGAAAAGCCGATCTCAAGCGGTTATCTACGCCGTGCAAAATCAGCTCGTACCGTTGCCGTAA
- a CDS encoding S8 family serine peptidase, with amino-acid sequence MRKVFSVLLAIAIVFPLLFTQVPNANAQSGATIDPLLTEKLANTTGAVQVIVTFEGDGKPTAEQLDILEAAGVNTGITMNALPIAGVLATKAQVDALASNSEIRSLYLNEKVKYYNADATEITGVDKARIDAKMTKENGGMPVSGKGVGVVVNDSGVDGTHKDHQLRKNLVQNVLGSTNLNSIVSGVIPITYTEDVPNTDTNSGHGTHVAGTVGGTGAMSGGKYEGAAPGADLIGYGTGGALFVLDGIGGFDYAISHQEKYNIGLITNSWGSSGGFDPDHPVNVASKEAYDRGITVLFAAGNEGPGEDTHNPYSKAPWVISVAAGVKDGSLADFSSRGTKGVGGTFTVDGEEWTWVDQPTITAPGVDIISTRVIAPVSSLALADDAEQIESAHLPYYTLMSGTSMATPHVAGIVALMLEANQNLTPDEIKTILQDTATNMPGYEAWEVGAGYVNAYNAVDQAMFGTEYGKTTNMNQDFNSSADSEIEREEFSVDYNPATLVSDNQHEFTVEEGLTSLVAKVNGKGILEETGNPINLVLISPDGTEYSSGISLLFTLYTDRTVSVNAPMAGTWKAEIRGIRGAEENPVGSGTPENVKGTLTYKSVSGFTGLNDIEGHPAAAAIKTSVNERLVDGLANGSYLPDANLLRKEMAKYLVMGAEIRQQLPAESTISDVNVADQPFVEAVVAKGAALKGGSYETNGVMKATSSSFNPNGTVSKAEVAYSLVQSLGLQEQAEGHEGDVTVQYGDERLMIEDASDIPAELKGYVQLALDLNILNAKFNVTQRPYDHEPTVHATFAPNETVKRGDFAVAISRYFNAYHQ; translated from the coding sequence ATGAGGAAAGTCTTTTCAGTATTGCTCGCGATTGCAATCGTATTTCCACTATTATTCACACAGGTGCCAAATGCGAATGCGCAATCCGGAGCAACGATAGACCCATTACTTACGGAGAAATTAGCAAATACAACAGGTGCAGTTCAGGTCATCGTCACCTTTGAAGGTGATGGAAAACCGACTGCAGAACAGCTGGACATCTTAGAGGCAGCAGGAGTAAACACGGGAATTACAATGAATGCTTTACCGATCGCGGGAGTCCTAGCGACGAAAGCACAAGTCGATGCATTAGCTTCAAATTCTGAAATCCGTTCACTTTATTTGAATGAAAAAGTGAAGTACTACAACGCGGACGCAACAGAAATAACGGGCGTTGATAAAGCTAGAATCGACGCAAAAATGACGAAGGAAAACGGTGGCATGCCTGTATCAGGTAAAGGTGTCGGTGTCGTCGTGAACGATAGTGGAGTAGATGGAACGCACAAGGACCATCAATTACGCAAAAACCTCGTGCAAAATGTTCTAGGAAGCACGAACCTTAACAGCATTGTCTCAGGTGTCATTCCAATTACGTACACAGAAGATGTGCCGAATACCGATACGAACTCTGGACACGGTACGCACGTTGCCGGAACAGTTGGTGGAACAGGCGCAATGTCAGGTGGAAAATATGAAGGAGCTGCACCAGGAGCTGACCTAATCGGTTATGGAACAGGTGGTGCATTGTTCGTCCTTGATGGAATCGGTGGTTTTGACTACGCAATTTCACACCAAGAGAAATACAACATCGGATTAATCACGAACTCTTGGGGATCTTCTGGCGGGTTTGATCCAGATCACCCAGTCAATGTTGCAAGTAAAGAAGCATACGACAGAGGGATTACGGTACTTTTTGCAGCAGGAAATGAAGGCCCTGGTGAAGATACGCACAACCCTTACTCAAAAGCACCTTGGGTCATTTCAGTAGCAGCAGGGGTGAAGGATGGATCGCTCGCAGATTTCTCATCTCGTGGTACAAAAGGTGTTGGTGGAACATTTACAGTAGACGGTGAAGAATGGACGTGGGTAGACCAGCCAACAATTACTGCACCTGGTGTAGATATCATCTCAACTCGCGTCATTGCACCCGTATCTTCTTTAGCATTAGCAGATGATGCAGAACAGATTGAATCAGCGCATCTACCGTATTACACATTAATGAGCGGAACGTCGATGGCAACACCGCACGTTGCTGGTATCGTTGCATTGATGCTTGAAGCAAATCAGAATTTGACGCCAGATGAGATTAAGACAATTTTACAAGATACAGCGACAAACATGCCTGGATATGAAGCTTGGGAAGTTGGCGCAGGCTATGTCAATGCATATAACGCAGTGGATCAAGCAATGTTCGGAACAGAATACGGAAAGACGACGAACATGAATCAAGACTTTAATAGTTCTGCAGATTCAGAGATTGAACGCGAGGAATTTTCGGTTGACTATAATCCTGCAACACTTGTATCAGATAATCAGCACGAGTTCACAGTCGAAGAAGGATTAACGAGCTTAGTAGCTAAAGTAAACGGAAAAGGAATACTAGAAGAAACAGGTAACCCGATTAACTTGGTGCTCATCTCACCAGATGGAACGGAGTACAGCTCAGGAATCAGCCTACTATTTACACTTTACACAGATCGTACAGTTTCGGTTAACGCACCGATGGCTGGAACGTGGAAAGCGGAAATCAGAGGGATTCGCGGAGCTGAAGAAAACCCAGTTGGATCAGGAACACCTGAGAATGTAAAAGGAACACTCACGTACAAATCAGTTAGCGGTTTTACGGGACTTAATGATATAGAAGGACACCCCGCAGCAGCCGCAATCAAAACGAGTGTAAATGAAAGATTAGTAGATGGATTAGCTAATGGTTCATATCTGCCAGATGCTAACTTACTAAGAAAAGAAATGGCAAAATACTTGGTGATGGGAGCAGAAATCCGACAACAGCTTCCAGCTGAAAGTACGATATCAGATGTAAACGTTGCTGATCAGCCATTTGTTGAAGCAGTTGTTGCAAAAGGTGCAGCACTCAAGGGTGGATCTTATGAAACGAACGGTGTTATGAAAGCAACGTCTAGTTCTTTCAATCCGAATGGAACAGTTTCAAAAGCTGAGGTCGCTTACTCACTTGTCCAAAGCTTAGGTTTACAAGAACAAGCGGAAGGTCATGAAGGAGATGTCACTGTACAGTATGGTGATGAGCGCTTAATGATCGAGGATGCTTCAGATATCCCAGCAGAGTTGAAAGGCTATGTTCAACTAGCTTTGGATTTGAATATCTTGAACGCAAAGTTTAACGTCACGCAAAGACCTTACGATCATGAACCAACCGTACACGCAACGTTCGCACCGAACGAAACTGTAAAACGCGGTGACTTTGCAGTTGCAATCTCCCGCTACTTCAATGCGTACCATCAATAA
- a CDS encoding helix-turn-helix domain-containing protein — MDFIMVGEEVRKLRKTMGISQKELCKGICTQAEISKIENNQTAPLANTLYHISKKLGVKIDYFFESSESNNYEYIDDFFYFLRNAVRKKDYVNLQRMIRSEKNNPLFQNNLAMKQLLRWHEGICIYHVNNDAKRAIELLNNSLEMTNHSKDYYIERELEILNSIGIIYLETEQYNLADETFQKALIQYKRLPFKNEKKVFSRLCYNYSNALTNLEKYNESISIAKEGIQSCIENESFYLIGELYFQVGRNYHKLNHLSLAQESFQKAIQVFSLQNKKSYVTLIQNNYLKSNSTAILPSN; from the coding sequence ATGGATTTCATTATGGTGGGTGAAGAGGTAAGAAAATTGCGGAAGACTATGGGAATCTCTCAAAAGGAGTTATGTAAAGGTATCTGCACACAAGCTGAGATTAGTAAGATTGAAAACAACCAGACCGCTCCTCTAGCAAATACTTTATATCATATTTCAAAGAAATTAGGTGTGAAGATTGATTATTTCTTTGAAAGTAGTGAAAGTAATAATTACGAATACATAGATGATTTTTTCTATTTTCTACGAAACGCCGTAAGAAAAAAAGACTATGTAAATTTACAACGGATGATTCGTTCAGAAAAGAATAACCCATTGTTCCAGAACAATTTAGCAATGAAACAATTGCTGAGATGGCATGAAGGGATATGTATTTATCATGTAAATAATGATGCCAAAAGGGCTATTGAACTACTAAATAATTCTCTAGAAATGACCAATCATAGCAAAGATTATTATATAGAACGTGAACTAGAAATTCTGAATAGCATAGGTATTATATATTTAGAAACGGAGCAATACAATTTAGCAGATGAAACGTTTCAAAAGGCACTCATTCAATATAAACGCCTTCCCTTTAAAAATGAAAAAAAAGTGTTTTCACGACTATGTTATAACTATTCAAACGCATTAACCAACTTAGAAAAATATAATGAATCAATTAGTATTGCAAAAGAAGGAATCCAATCATGTATAGAAAATGAAAGTTTCTACTTAATTGGTGAACTTTATTTCCAGGTCGGACGGAACTATCATAAGCTGAATCATTTATCTCTTGCACAGGAATCCTTTCAGAAAGCTATACAGGTATTCAGCCTTCAGAATAAAAAATCGTATGTTACTCTCATTCAAAATAATTATTTGAAGTCAAACTCTACTGCAATCTTACCTTCAAATTAA
- a CDS encoding RiPP maturation radical SAM C-methyltransferase, producing MRVALINMPFGSIYRPSIGLSLLKSGLENNDIDCDIHYLNLKFADMVSPELYNAISEGHTFSSNALAGEMVFSKSLFGKDTLDSYIKEAKVKLGNPSEDFEIIYEIQSHVESFMEACLTEIDWSKYSVIGFTSVFEQNVASISFAKRLKEKYPEKFIIFGGANCEETMGTELIRQFSFIDAICSGEGDDSFVTFISEWKTKNNIPNVGGILLQDGLEDKKERETPRSKSIVNLDNLPYPDYSDYFEQFVECHYGDQVENSRFLFESSRGCWWGQKHHCVFCGLNGTNMNFRSKSADRALEELMYLSNKYKDYTTKASAVDNIIDMAYFKSLLPELKEKGLDLDMFYETKANLKKSQIELFRDANFRTIQPGIESLQTSVLKLMNKGVTMLQNIQLLKWSKEFGVLPIWNILYGFPKEDPEEYQRLPELVNKITHLTPPGSVAQIRLDRFSPYFNNYKENGLTSVRAMWPYKHIYSGIEENSVDRIAYHFDYDYSEPRDPLAYTSDLRKAVSSWREFHSNSDLFFVDKENGLIVVDMRDSENIEITVLKDEERLLFMSLDAAKSLSNAHKEVQKAGYDISLEEASSIVEGFIQKSLVLEEDGRFISLALNTSIYSPKKASLIRLSEWNKKKTEKTAVYA from the coding sequence TTGAGAGTAGCGCTGATAAACATGCCGTTTGGATCGATATACAGACCTTCAATAGGTTTAAGTTTACTTAAGTCTGGATTAGAAAATAATGACATTGATTGTGATATTCATTATCTGAATCTGAAATTTGCTGACATGGTTTCACCAGAATTATATAATGCCATTTCTGAAGGTCATACATTTTCAAGTAATGCGTTAGCGGGTGAAATGGTTTTCTCTAAATCGTTATTCGGGAAAGACACACTAGATTCTTATATCAAAGAAGCAAAAGTGAAGTTAGGCAACCCGAGTGAAGATTTTGAGATTATCTATGAGATACAATCACATGTTGAATCCTTCATGGAAGCTTGCTTAACAGAAATTGATTGGAGTAAGTATTCAGTAATTGGGTTTACAAGTGTCTTTGAACAGAATGTAGCTTCAATAAGCTTCGCGAAAAGACTGAAAGAAAAGTACCCAGAGAAATTCATTATTTTTGGTGGAGCGAACTGTGAAGAAACAATGGGAACAGAGTTAATTCGTCAGTTTTCATTTATCGATGCGATATGTTCTGGAGAAGGTGATGATTCATTTGTAACTTTCATTTCGGAATGGAAAACGAAAAATAACATTCCAAATGTAGGTGGGATATTGTTACAAGATGGACTCGAAGATAAAAAAGAGAGAGAAACCCCTAGATCTAAATCAATAGTCAACCTTGATAACTTACCATACCCTGATTATTCAGATTATTTTGAACAATTTGTCGAGTGCCATTACGGAGATCAGGTGGAAAATTCACGTTTTCTTTTTGAATCCTCTAGAGGATGTTGGTGGGGACAAAAGCACCACTGTGTATTTTGCGGTCTTAATGGCACAAATATGAACTTCCGAAGCAAGTCGGCAGATAGAGCGTTGGAAGAGCTTATGTACTTGAGTAATAAATATAAAGACTATACCACAAAGGCTTCCGCAGTAGATAACATCATAGACATGGCTTATTTCAAAAGCTTATTGCCAGAACTGAAAGAAAAAGGGCTCGATTTGGATATGTTTTATGAAACCAAAGCAAATTTGAAAAAAAGTCAAATCGAACTTTTCAGAGATGCAAACTTTAGAACGATCCAACCCGGCATTGAGAGTCTTCAAACTTCTGTCCTTAAGCTTATGAATAAAGGTGTCACTATGCTACAAAATATCCAACTTTTGAAATGGTCCAAAGAATTTGGTGTCCTACCGATATGGAATATTCTATATGGTTTCCCGAAAGAAGACCCTGAAGAATATCAACGTTTGCCTGAATTGGTTAATAAAATTACACATTTGACACCTCCAGGGAGTGTTGCTCAAATACGGCTTGATCGGTTTAGTCCATATTTTAACAATTATAAGGAGAACGGACTCACTTCTGTACGAGCCATGTGGCCCTATAAGCATATTTACAGTGGGATAGAGGAAAATTCAGTTGATAGAATTGCCTATCATTTTGACTATGATTATTCAGAACCACGTGATCCACTGGCTTATACCAGCGATTTGCGTAAAGCAGTATCTTCATGGCGGGAGTTTCATTCCAACAGCGATTTATTTTTTGTTGATAAGGAAAATGGCTTGATCGTTGTGGATATGAGAGATTCAGAGAATATTGAAATCACCGTTTTGAAAGATGAGGAACGTTTGTTGTTCATGTCATTAGATGCGGCTAAAAGTCTATCAAATGCTCATAAAGAGGTTCAAAAAGCAGGGTACGACATTTCCTTAGAGGAAGCTTCTTCCATTGTGGAAGGATTTATCCAAAAATCATTAGTATTAGAGGAAGATGGAAGGTTCATAAGTTTGGCTCTAAATACCTCCATTTATAGTCCGAAAAAAGCATCTCTTATCCGTCTTTCTGAATGGAATAAGAAAAAAACAGAAAAAACAGCCGTATACGCTTAA
- a CDS encoding M16 family metallopeptidase: protein MYYEYISKAMLENCMKVIVRRTKQSRNLSVGMYVNHGSKDENNKNNGISHFIEHMAFSHENMNPNAKKMVGNLLDSGALYEAFTGKEMTRCCITSQRKYLPDIIKTLSEIVKLHNLPDERIQHERAIILQEAETYFASSKVKTELAERALWGERSLGLFVIGNQDNISRFTKEEIESRFRQFYSPSNTMIVIQGDVDPDETIGQIAEAFDFWKSEAVSNPSPLLEVSPSVLGIGNANRVNLTATFVGPSFRSRKRHAMALLSDILGEGLKSRLFVELREKRELVYSVYSYALSYGLGGYMAIDFNCSKESLEESFKVVMNIIDDIQNNGVTDEEIERARASRITSTLQIPNDAVRHLNTTGRYALYNKDFFVDTEVFDLMSVTKEEVREIAREMCDQSNMALSALGTDSESLVTLL, encoded by the coding sequence TTGTATTACGAATATATTTCTAAAGCGATGCTTGAAAACTGTATGAAAGTGATCGTTAGAAGGACTAAACAATCTAGAAATTTATCTGTTGGTATGTATGTAAATCATGGATCGAAAGATGAAAACAACAAAAATAACGGAATTTCCCATTTCATTGAACATATGGCATTTAGCCACGAGAATATGAATCCCAATGCAAAGAAGATGGTAGGGAATTTACTGGACAGTGGAGCGTTATATGAAGCATTCACTGGAAAAGAGATGACAAGGTGTTGTATTACGTCACAGAGAAAATACCTACCTGATATCATAAAAACATTATCTGAGATAGTGAAGCTTCACAACCTTCCTGATGAGAGAATTCAACATGAAAGAGCAATCATACTACAGGAGGCGGAAACCTATTTTGCTTCTTCAAAAGTCAAAACCGAACTTGCAGAACGTGCACTATGGGGTGAGCGATCTTTAGGTTTATTTGTCATCGGAAACCAAGATAATATTTCTCGATTTACAAAGGAAGAAATAGAAAGCCGATTTAGACAATTTTATTCACCTAGTAACACCATGATTGTTATCCAAGGTGATGTCGATCCAGACGAAACAATCGGGCAGATTGCAGAAGCGTTTGATTTTTGGAAAAGTGAAGCAGTCAGTAACCCGTCACCATTGCTTGAGGTTTCTCCAAGTGTATTAGGAATAGGAAATGCCAATAGAGTCAATTTGACTGCGACATTTGTAGGACCTTCATTTCGATCGAGAAAAAGACATGCGATGGCTTTGCTCTCAGACATTTTGGGAGAAGGATTGAAATCACGGTTATTTGTAGAACTTAGAGAAAAAAGAGAGCTAGTCTATTCGGTATATTCGTATGCACTGAGTTACGGTCTTGGTGGATACATGGCAATTGATTTCAATTGTTCCAAAGAGTCACTCGAAGAAAGTTTTAAGGTTGTAATGAACATCATCGATGATATTCAAAACAACGGTGTCACAGATGAGGAAATCGAACGTGCACGTGCTTCGCGTATTACCTCGACATTACAGATCCCTAATGATGCAGTCAGACATTTGAATACAACAGGTCGCTATGCATTATATAACAAAGATTTTTTCGTAGATACTGAAGTTTTTGATTTAATGAGCGTAACCAAGGAAGAAGTTAGAGAGATTGCTAGGGAAATGTGTGATCAGTCTAATATGGCTTTGTCTGCACTTGGCACAGATTCTGAGTCACTGGTAACTCTACTTTAA
- a CDS encoding aKG-HExxH-type peptide beta-hydroxylase: MENDQIYKLSIRYFSKKLETVLRKFEKSGSIPPDIASNIKDALYNPDFIRDVYHPGLNYFISLMKTFSTEEFLNKINGSNLTEKFMNYLIVPCAKHGVTLRSKIECNGDGIIDIPSLNYKIKLADRVPNCSVITSKNKVTFLIDGVSMGSIRIEYDSNIQVELTDAKDISLIRKSCDTTGVINFELTDSTISQYLAENSELLNIRKKDLEDNQFRSIEFTTNDHAFYNTCLNSIRDIWPEYYLEIEGHIKLIAIMDTNAFGGFTSGVLPDAIFLSHNPYDYLWVTENIIHECAHSRLDQLFVIDPIILNDDDERYKSPWREDPRPLKGVLHGAYAFARVAIWLEKLHHFYPVDEVLNRLDVVKQQLSEAIEVIEKNGYLSPIGEHLFKEISSVVKPLSYT; the protein is encoded by the coding sequence ATGGAAAATGATCAAATTTATAAACTCAGTATAAGATATTTTTCTAAAAAGCTCGAAACAGTCTTAAGGAAATTTGAAAAATCAGGAAGTATACCTCCTGATATTGCATCAAATATAAAAGATGCATTATACAATCCTGATTTTATAAGAGATGTGTACCATCCAGGGCTGAATTATTTCATAAGTTTGATGAAAACATTTTCTACCGAAGAATTCCTCAATAAAATTAATGGTTCCAACTTGACTGAGAAATTCATGAATTATTTAATTGTACCCTGCGCAAAGCATGGGGTGACACTTCGAAGCAAAATCGAGTGTAACGGTGACGGGATAATAGATATTCCTAGTTTAAATTACAAAATTAAGTTAGCAGATCGTGTACCAAATTGCTCAGTGATAACCTCTAAAAATAAGGTAACATTTTTGATAGATGGTGTGAGTATGGGGAGCATTCGTATAGAATATGATTCTAATATACAGGTTGAACTAACAGATGCAAAGGATATTAGCTTAATTCGTAAATCTTGTGACACTACCGGAGTTATTAACTTCGAGCTGACAGATTCGACTATCAGTCAATACCTTGCAGAGAATTCGGAATTACTTAATATTAGAAAAAAGGATTTGGAAGATAATCAATTCCGAAGCATTGAGTTTACGACGAATGATCATGCCTTCTATAATACTTGTTTAAATTCAATTCGAGATATTTGGCCCGAATATTATTTGGAGATAGAAGGCCACATAAAATTGATTGCAATTATGGATACGAATGCATTTGGGGGGTTCACCTCAGGTGTATTGCCTGATGCTATCTTCCTATCACATAACCCCTATGATTACTTGTGGGTAACTGAAAACATTATCCATGAATGTGCCCACTCAAGGTTGGATCAACTTTTTGTCATTGATCCGATCATCTTGAACGATGATGACGAAAGATACAAGTCTCCTTGGCGGGAAGATCCACGACCACTAAAAGGCGTGTTACATGGTGCCTATGCTTTTGCAAGAGTAGCAATTTGGTTGGAAAAGCTTCACCACTTCTACCCTGTTGATGAAGTTTTGAATAGGCTGGATGTTGTGAAACAACAATTGAGCGAAGCAATAGAGGTAATAGAGAAAAATGGATATCTAAGTCCGATAGGTGAACATTTATTTAAGGAGATATCATCTGTTGTAAAGCCTTTATCATACACTTAA